The Manihot esculenta cultivar AM560-2 chromosome 11, M.esculenta_v8, whole genome shotgun sequence genome includes a region encoding these proteins:
- the LOC110627116 gene encoding auxin-responsive protein SAUR50, whose product MAKLRASSQERNGIMKLKSAAKKLQKRLSLVKNSSSSEYFDEFEEVNVPNDVKEGHFAVIATNSEEPKRFVVPLSYLTHPAFLRLLEQAAEEYGFGHEGALAIPCRPEKTWKIKEVKQRDEANRVRQMQTVDRKTLDDSVKLGQNMLHA is encoded by the exons ATGGCCAAGCTTAGGGCTAGCAGTCAGGAGAGAAACGGTATCATGAAGCTGAAGAGCGCAGCTAAGAAGCTGCAAAAGAGGCTTTCATTGGTGAAGAATTCATCATCAAGTGAGTATTTTGATGAGTTTGAAGAAGTGAATGTGCCTAATGATGTGAAGGAAGGACATTTTGCAGTGATAGCTACGAACAGTGAGGAGCCCAAAAGATTTGTGGTTCCATTGAGTTACTTAACTCACCCTGCATTCTTGAGACTCCTGgagcaagctgctgaagagtATGGTTTTGGCCATGAAGGTGCACTTGCTATTCCTTGCAGGCCAG AAAAAACTTGGAAGATAAAAGAGGTGAAACAAAGAGATGAAGCAAACAGAGTCCGACAGATGCAGACGGTCGACCGCAAAACATTAGATGACTCGGTCAAACTGGGACAAAACATGCTTCATGCCTAG
- the LOC110626181 gene encoding heavy metal-associated isoprenylated plant protein 3 isoform X2 yields MGKKKNKNNHEDQDHNHEGEEEVIQKKEAGDGGAKKDGGKNPPTTVFKVEMHCEGCASKIIKMARRLEGVESVKADTTASKLTVIGKVDPSQIREILHQKTKKKVDIISPQPKKEDSNNKNNRDDNKKSSEKKPDAENKKPDADNKKPKEAPVTAAVIKVAFHCLGCIEKIHKIVIKTKGVQEMTLDKQKETVTVKGTMDVKALTEDLKKRLKRPVEIVPPKKEKDAGGGGDKDGKNAGGGNSGQKKNKGGDIQDNAGGGNATAKMEVSKMEYAMQPGFGYCPGPAVGQLVPVYWNGYMGQPVHVPVPMSMPVHEYGYGAGQVSGNSVYMKFNDENSDACLVM; encoded by the exons ATGGGGAAG aagaagaacaagaacAACCATGAGGATCAGGACCACAATCACGAAGGGGAGGAAGAGGTAATACAGAAGAAGGAAGCAGGTGATGGTGGAGCCAAGAAGGATGGAGGAAAGAATCCTCCGACTACAGTTTTCAAGGTCGAAATGCACTGTGAGGGTTGCGCATCTAAGATCATCAAAATGGCTCGTCGTTTGGAAG GTGTAGAAAGCGTCAAAGCAGACACCACAGCAAGCAAGTTAACAGTGATAGGGAAAGTGGATCCTTCCCAGATTCGAGAAATTCTCCACCAAAAGACCAAGAAGAAGGTGGACATTATCTCTCCTCAGCCCAAGAAGGAAGATTctaacaacaaaaacaacaggGATGACAATAAGAAATCCAGCGAGAAGAAGCCAGACGCAGAAAACAAGAAGCCAGACGCCGATAATAAGAAACCAAAAGAG gCACCGGTGACGGCGGCGGTAATCAAGGTGGCATTCCACTGCCTGGGATGTATCGAGAAAATTCACAAGATTGTTATTAAAACGAAAG GTGTGCAGGAGATGACACTGGACAAGCAAAAGGAAACGGTGACAGTCAAAGGCACCATGGACGTAAAGGCATTGACTGAAGATTTGAAGAAGAGACTCAAGAGACCTGTTGAGATTGTTCCACCCAAGAAGGAAAAAGATGCCGGTGGTGGAGGCGACAAGGACGGCAAGAATGCTGGCGGTGGCAACAGCGGGCAGAAGAAAAACAAG GGTGGTGACATCCAAGATAATGCTGGTGGAGGCAATGCCACAGCTAAAATGGAAGTGAGCAAAAtggagtatgcaatgcaacccGGATTCGGCTATTGTCCGGGTCCTGCGGTGGGACAGCTTGTGCCTGTGTATTGGAACGGGTACATGGGTCAGCCTGTTCATGTGCCTGTACCTATGTCCATGCCTGTGCATGAGTATGGATATGGAGCCGGGCAAGTCTCGGGTAATTCTGTGTACATGAAGTTCAACGATGAGAATTCAGATGCCTGCTTGGTAATGTGA
- the LOC110626181 gene encoding heavy metal-associated isoprenylated plant protein 3 isoform X1 codes for MGKKKNKNNHEDQDHNHEGEEEVIQKKEAGDGGAKKDGGKNPPTTVFKVEMHCEGCASKIIKMARRLEGVESVKADTTASKLTVIGKVDPSQIREILHQKTKKKVDIISPQPKKEDSNNKNNRDDNKKSSEKKPDAENKKPDADNKKPKEAPVTAAVIKVAFHCLGCIEKIHKIVIKTKGVQEMTLDKQKETVTVKGTMDVKALTEDLKKRLKRPVEIVPPKKEKDAGGGGDKDGKNAGGGNSGQKKNKGGDSQDNAGGGDKDGKNAGGGNIGQKKNKGGDIQDNAGGGNATAKMEVSKMEYAMQPGFGYCPGPAVGQLVPVYWNGYMGQPVHVPVPMSMPVHEYGYGAGQVSGNSVYMKFNDENSDACLVM; via the exons ATGGGGAAG aagaagaacaagaacAACCATGAGGATCAGGACCACAATCACGAAGGGGAGGAAGAGGTAATACAGAAGAAGGAAGCAGGTGATGGTGGAGCCAAGAAGGATGGAGGAAAGAATCCTCCGACTACAGTTTTCAAGGTCGAAATGCACTGTGAGGGTTGCGCATCTAAGATCATCAAAATGGCTCGTCGTTTGGAAG GTGTAGAAAGCGTCAAAGCAGACACCACAGCAAGCAAGTTAACAGTGATAGGGAAAGTGGATCCTTCCCAGATTCGAGAAATTCTCCACCAAAAGACCAAGAAGAAGGTGGACATTATCTCTCCTCAGCCCAAGAAGGAAGATTctaacaacaaaaacaacaggGATGACAATAAGAAATCCAGCGAGAAGAAGCCAGACGCAGAAAACAAGAAGCCAGACGCCGATAATAAGAAACCAAAAGAG gCACCGGTGACGGCGGCGGTAATCAAGGTGGCATTCCACTGCCTGGGATGTATCGAGAAAATTCACAAGATTGTTATTAAAACGAAAG GTGTGCAGGAGATGACACTGGACAAGCAAAAGGAAACGGTGACAGTCAAAGGCACCATGGACGTAAAGGCATTGACTGAAGATTTGAAGAAGAGACTCAAGAGACCTGTTGAGATTGTTCCACCCAAGAAGGAAAAAGATGCCGGTGGTGGAGGCGACAAGGACGGCAAGAATGCTGGCGGTGGCAACAGCGGGCAGAAGAAAAACAAGGGCGGTGACAGCCAAGATAATGCTGGTGGAGGCGACAAGGACGGCAAGAATGCTGGCGGTGGCAACATCGGGCAGAAGAAAAACAAGGGTGGTGACATCCAAGATAATGCTGGTGGAGGCAATGCCACAGCTAAAATGGAAGTGAGCAAAAtggagtatgcaatgcaacccGGATTCGGCTATTGTCCGGGTCCTGCGGTGGGACAGCTTGTGCCTGTGTATTGGAACGGGTACATGGGTCAGCCTGTTCATGTGCCTGTACCTATGTCCATGCCTGTGCATGAGTATGGATATGGAGCCGGGCAAGTCTCGGGTAATTCTGTGTACATGAAGTTCAACGATGAGAATTCAGATGCCTGCTTGGTAATGTGA
- the LOC110627068 gene encoding heavy metal-associated isoprenylated plant protein 3, whose translation MGKKKNKNNHDHDHGHDHDQAHSHEAEKEVVQKKEAGDGREEKKGEKNPQTTVFKIEIHCEGCASKIIKLARGLDGVENVKADPAASKLTVIGKVDPSKIREILHQKTKKKVDIISPQPKKEDSNNKNKDENKKSSEKKPDADKKKPDADNKKAKEAPVTSAVIKVAFHCLGCIGKIHKIVTKTKGVQEMALDKQKETVTVKGTMNVKALTEALRDKLKRPVEIVPPKKEKEAGGGGNKDGENGGGGGGKKKNKGGEGQDNAGGGEAAAAKMEGNKMEYAMQPGFGYGPGPGFGYVGQPVPAYGNGYMGQPMPMYGNGYMGHPVQIPMPVPVHEYGYGYGYGPVQVPGYPVHMKFNDENPNACSVM comes from the exons ATGGGGAAG aagaagaacaagaacAACCATGACCATGACCATGGCCATGATCACGACCAAGCTCATAGCCACGAAGCGGAGAAAGAGGTAGTACAGAAGAAGGAAGCAGGCGACGGTCGAGAGGAGAAAAAAGGGGAAAAGAATCCTCAGACCACAGTTTTCAAGATCGAAATACACTGCGAGGGCTGCGCATCTAAGATAATCAAATTGGCTCGTGGTTTGGATG GCGTAGAAAACGTCAAAGCAGACCCCGCAGCAAGCAAGTTAACAGTGATAGGGAAAGTGGATCCTTCCAAGATTCGAGAGATTCTCCACCAAAAGACCAAGAAGAAGGTGGACATTATCTCTCCTCAGCCCAAGAAGGAAGATTCTAACAACAAAAACAAGGATGAAAATAAGAAATCCAGCGAGAAGAAGCCTGACGCCGACAAGAAGAAGCCGGACGCTGATAACAAGAAAGCAAAGGAG GCACCGGTGACGTCGGCGGTAATCAAGGTGGCATTCCACTGTCTGGGATGTATTGGGAAAATTCACAAGATCGTCACCAAGACCAAAG GTGTGCAGGAGATGGCGCTAGACAAGCAGAAGGAAACGGTGACGGTCAAAGGGACCATGAACGTGAAGGCGTTGACTGAGGCATTAAGGGACAAACTCAAAAGGCCCGTTGAGATTGTACCACCCAAGAAGGAGAAAGAGGCTGGCGGAGGAGGCAACAAAGACGGAGAGAATGGTGGCGGCGGAGGCGGGAAGAAGAAAAACAAGGGTGGTGAAGGCCAAGATAATGCTGGTGGCGGCGAAGCTGCAGCAGCTAAAATGGAAGGGAACAAAATGgaatatgcaatgcaacctGGCTTCGGGTATGGTCCGGGTCCTGGATTCGGGTATGTGGGGCAGCCTGTTCCTGCGTACGGGAATGGGTATATGGGTCAACCGATGCCAATGTATGGGAACGGTTACATGGGTCATCCTGTTCAGATACCTATGCCTGTGCCTGTGCATGAGTACGGATATGGGTATGGATATGGACCCGTTCAGGTCCCGGGTTATCCTGTTCATATGAAGTTCAATGATGAGAATCCAAATGCCTGCTCAGTGATGTGA
- the LOC110627033 gene encoding transcription factor RAX2 → MGRAPCCDKANVKKGPWSPEEDSKLKEYIEKFGTGGNWIALPQKAGLKRCGKSCRLRWLNYLRPNIKHGEFSDEEDRIICTLFANIGSRWSIIAAQLPGRTDNDIKNYWNTKLKKKLMAVAPQSQTKPFSFPSPHHQSSPLSSHSLLSLYKDSSSSSFPYFPPNFKPFTTVFDPISPIPSNLLAKNTTTTATNSSSLFQTQESLLNPLHYYHPVKDSNNGSSSNNLLIFGSEASCSSNSDGSCSQISYGGREIKQEDMGFQSYISNGYEENQKFMFSYGINSCNGSENLNQWTEKTTGYFGETSPFEYDLEDVKQLISSSSNNSCNNNNNILLDENKTQEKYMYYY, encoded by the exons atgggaaGAGCTCCTTGTTGTGATAAGGCAAATGTGAAGAAGGGACCTTGGTCTCCAGAAGAAGACTCAAAGCTTAAGGAGTATATAGAAAAATTTGGAACTGGTGGAAATTGGATTGCTCTTCCTCAGAAAGCTG GTCTGAAAAGATGTGGAAAGAGTTGCAGATTGAGATGGCTAAACTATCTGAGACCCAACATTAAACATGGTGAATTCTCTGATGAAGAAGACAGAATTATCTGCACCTTATTTGCTAACATTGGAAGCAG ATGGTCAATAATAGCTGCTCAGTTACCAGGCAGGACTGATAATGATATTAAGAATTATTGGAACACCAAGCTGAAGAAGAAGCTCATGGCCGTAGCTCCTCAATCTCAAACAAAGCCATTTTCATTCCCATCTCCTCATCATCAATCTTCACCATTATCATCTCACTCACTCTTATCTctctacaaagactcttcttcttcttctttcccttATTTCCCTCCCAATTTTAAACCTTTCACTACTGTATTTGACCCCATTTCACCAATCCCATCAAATCTTTTAGCCAAAAATACCACCACTACAGCCACAAACTCATCCTCACTTTTTCAAACCCAAGAGAGCCTGCTGAATCCTTTGCACTACTATCATCCAGTGAAAGATAGTAACAATGGTAGCAGCAGCAACAATCTACTGATATTTGGAAGTGAAGCAAGTTGCAGTTCTAATTCTGATGGAAGTTGCAGCCAGATCAGTTATGGAGGACGAGAGATCAAACAAGAAGATATGGGATTTCAAAGCTACATCTCAAATGGGTATGAAGAGAACCAGAAGTTCATGTTTAGTTATGGCATCAACAGCTGTAATGGAAGTGAGAATTTGAACCAATGGACAGAGAAGACAACTGGGTATTTTGGAGAAACTTCACCATTTGAGTATGATCTTGAGGATGTTAAGCAACTGATTAGCAGCAGTAGTAATAATAGCTGTAATAACAACAACAACATCCTCCTTGATGAAAACAAGACACAAGAGAAGTACATGTACTACTActga